Sequence from the Cellulomonas fimi ATCC 484 genome:
CGAAGGGGTACGCGAGCCACGGCGAGTCGTGGTCGTTCGCGCTCGCGCTGCGCCTCGCGTCGTACGCGCTGCTCTCGGGTGCGGCCGGCCGGCCGGGCGACGGGACGGGCGACGGCGGGGCGGACCCGACCGCCGAGCTGCTGGCCCGGGGGGCGGACTGGGGCCCGGACGCGGAGCCGGTGCTCGTCCTCGACGACGTCTTCGCGGAGCTCGACACGCGGCGGCGCGACCGCCTGGCGGAGCTCGTCGCCCCGGCGCGGCAGGTCCTCATCACGGCGGCGGTCGCGCAGGACGTGCCCGAGCCGCTCGCGGGCGCGCGCGTCGACGTCCTGGGTGGTGAGGTGGCGCGTGTCCTCTGACCGTGAGCCCGACGACGGTGCCCTGCTCCCCCCGGTGCGGCGGCCCCCCGTCGACGGCGTCCCGCTGCGGCAGGTCGTCGACCTGCTGCCGGAGCGCCAGGTCGCGGTGGCGGCGCTGAACCGCGCGAAGGAGGCGGCCCGCGCGCGCGGACTACGGCCGGGCGACGCGCCACGCCGCCGGGCGCTCGTCGACGCGCACCCCGGCACGGCCGGTCCCGGCGCGCGCGACCCGCAGGCGGTCGCGGACACCCTCGGGGCGCTGGTCGGGCAGTTCGGCTGGGGCTCGGGGCTGGTGTCGGGCACGGTGCAGCACCGGTGGGCGGAGCTGGTCGGGGCCGAGGTCGCGGAGCACTGCGCGTACGTGTCGCTCGAGGCGGGCGTGCTGACGGTGCAGGCGAGCTCGACGAGCTGGGCGACGAACCTGACGTGGGCGGTGCCGACGATGCTGCGCCGCTTCGCGGAGGAGCTGGGCGAGGGGGTCGTCACGCAGATCACCGTCCTGGGTCCGGCGGGGCCGGGTTTCGGACGCGGTCGCAAGCGGGTCGTGGGCCGGGGACCGCGCGACACGTTCGGGTGAGCCGGGACCTGGGCGAGGCGTCGAGGGACTCGTCGGGCGCACCGGGCCCTGTCGCCCCGGTTCGAGGCCGGGGGACGGGTAGACTGTGGACGTCATTCTGGCGCGATTGCGCCGGTATCAGAGCCGAGAACTCCAGTCTCCTGGGGTGATCCGCCCTCCGAGGTCCTTGGCGGGGCGCTCTGTCGCGTGTGAGAGCTTGAGGAGTACATCCGCCCGTGGCCGACGAGAGCACGACCCCGCCCAGCACCCCGAACGGCGCCGGCGGGTACGACGCCAGCGCGATCACGGTCCTGGAAGGCCTCGAGGCCGTGCGCAAGCGGCCCGGCATGTACATCGGCTCGACCGGTGAGCGCGGCCTGCACCACC
This genomic interval carries:
- a CDS encoding DUF721 domain-containing protein; this encodes MSSDREPDDGALLPPVRRPPVDGVPLRQVVDLLPERQVAVAALNRAKEAARARGLRPGDAPRRRALVDAHPGTAGPGARDPQAVADTLGALVGQFGWGSGLVSGTVQHRWAELVGAEVAEHCAYVSLEAGVLTVQASSTSWATNLTWAVPTMLRRFAEELGEGVVTQITVLGPAGPGFGRGRKRVVGRGPRDTFG